Below is a genomic region from Fusobacteriaceae bacterium.
GTCGTACGTCTTCTATGCCGATATTCCAGTCTCTCGAGATATAAAATACTTGAATTTTGAGATCTTCCAAAAATTGTAATTTTTTTTGAATTGTCTGCAATTCATTTTTGGACAAAAGATCAATTTTGTTGATCAGGATAATCGGGGAAATCCCGTAATAAAAGCTGTTGAGCAGCAGAATGTTCAGTTTTTCAAAATCAAGATCGGGATTTTTGACCGCGAACTGGATCAGGATATAGTCGATGTTGGCCACAAGGGGTCGTCCCAAAAAGTTCCGGCGTTCTTCGATGGCGTCGATGGTCCCCTCGGGGGAAAACTCCACGATATCCCCAACAACGCAGTTATCGCGTTTTTCGCTGCGTTTCAAAATCCCCCGGAGTCGGCACTCATAAAGCCTGCCCTCCGATTGGACATAATAGAACCCCTGCACTTTGTTTGTGACAACGCCTTTAATAAGATCACCGTCCGATTAACGTTTGCCGTGGATCAATTGCCCGTGGCGTCGGGGATATCCGCGCCGATTTCGTTTACGGTCGTCGTACCGTCGGCGTCCCCGGCGTCATCGCCGAGCCGCTCCACAGGCCGCTCCAGATCGCTTTTATTGACCGTAAGGCTGATGGCCGTTCCGGCCCGCACCGTCACACCCGGCAGCACGCCGGCTTCCGTGACGACGTTATTGTATTTGTCCTTGATCTTTGTCATTGTGATCTTGCCGACCACGAGGGAGCTGTTTTGCAGGGCGGCGGTCGCCTCATCGAGCGTCAGGCCCACCAGCGTCGGCGCTTTGACTTCCGTAAAATTGGAATTTCCACTAATAAGAAAGGAGATCTTGTCGCCCCGACGCAGCAGCGTATCGGTGGCCGGGTCAGTGGAAAGCACCTCGTTTACGGCTTTATTGGTCATGGTGCTAACGACCCGCTCGACCTGGAGACCTCTCTGCAAGGCAATGGATCTGGCTTCGAGAAAATTCATGCCCACAAAATCAGGCACTTCCACGAGGGCGCTGCCTTTGCTGACCCAGACGCGGATGTTCCGGTGGATCTTGACGACCTGTCCCGGTTCCGGTTCCTGCAAAAAAATCTCGCCGACCGGAAGCTTCGAATATTCTTCACCCACGAGCTTGACGTTGACGTTCTGACCGGCCATGGCCTTTTGCACATCGTCGTACATCAGGCCCAGAAAATCCGGCGTATAATAATAGGTCTCGTTGAAATATACCCGCTCGGCGATCTTTACGACAAAAAACAGCGTCCCGAAGACGCAGAGCCAGGCCGAAAGCGAAAGCAACAGGGATTTTTTCACGCTGACCTCCGAAATCCCTCCGTTATCCCGCTCACGGAGGAATTCATGTTTGATTTGTCTCATAAAAAATTTATTTTGCGAAATATCGAAATCATTATTTGATCTATCTAATCATATCACAAATACCGAAAATTTTCAAGCCTACCGGATAAATTTTCGAATCTTTTCCCGCCACGGAAAAATCCCCGAAAATAAGAACGAAAAACTGTAAAAAATCTTGCCTTTTGTTGATTTTTGAGGTATAATCAGGTACTGGAGGGAAATCATGGAACGAGCCCGCATGAAAAATCTGATGACCTGGAAGAAGGGAAAACGCAGGAACCCGCTGATTTTGTATGGTCCGGCCCATACGGGCAAGACCCGTCTTGTGACGGACTTCGGGGAAAAACAATATGGATCAACTTTTTTATGGAATTTTTTCAACAATAAAAAATTATCAGACATTTTTAGAAAAAACCGGGACCCCGAGTCGATCATTCAAGGACTCGAAAAGCTCTCAGGCCGGGAAATTGCCGCCGAAGACACGCTTCTAATCTTCGACGAGATCGAAAACTGCCCCGAGGCTGTGAACAGTCTGGACGCCTTTGCCGAGAGCACGCCCCAGTACGATATTATCGCGACTTCCTCGCTTTTGCCGCTGGCCATCGGCGGCGAGCGCTTCAATTTTCCCGAAAACGCCCTGACGCTGAAGCTCTTTCCAATGAGTTTCAAGGAATTCCTCTGGGCGGCCGGACAGAAAAAACTCGTCGACGAGATCGAAAATTCCTGGCGCTTTCATTACCCGATGTTTGGACAACTCCATGAGACGGCCCTATCCCTGTGCCGCGCCTACATGAGCTGCGGCGGCATGCCCGCTTGCGTGGAGGCCTGCCTTCAAAAGGAAGCGCCGGAAACCCTGAAGGCGCTGCAAAAGGATATCCTGGCGTCCTGGGAAGACGACATGGCCCGCTACGCCACACCCTACAAGACTTTCCGGACCATGGCGGTCTTTGAGAGTATGCCGGGGCAATTAAAAAAAGAAAACAAGAAATTTAT
It encodes:
- the rsgA gene encoding ribosome small subunit-dependent GTPase A; this encodes MKGVVTNKVQGFYYVQSEGRLYECRLRGILKRSEKRDNCVVGDIVEFSPEGTIDAIEERRNFLGRPLVANIDYILIQFAVKNPDLDFEKLNILLLNSFYYGISPIILINKIDLLSKNELQTIQKKLQFLEDLKIQVFYISRDWNIGIEDVRQYIKGATSAFGGPSGVGKSSVVNVLQSHVHMETGETSRKLTGRHTTKETRLIPFDVNGFIIDTPGFSSVDIPDIENSDVLISLFPEFLRTEQSCRFLNCRHMDEPGCAVKKLVEAGKISDMRYEFYRKVFQKLSRTRWNKHEK
- a CDS encoding PASTA domain-containing protein is translated as MRQIKHEFLRERDNGGISEVSVKKSLLLSLSAWLCVFGTLFFVVKIAERVYFNETYYYTPDFLGLMYDDVQKAMAGQNVNVKLVGEEYSKLPVGEIFLQEPEPGQVVKIHRNIRVWVSKGSALVEVPDFVGMNFLEARSIALQRGLQVERVVSTMTNKAVNEVLSTDPATDTLLRRGDKISFLISGNSNFTEVKAPTLVGLTLDEATAALQNSSLVVGKITMTKIKDKYNNVVTEAGVLPGVTVRAGTAISLTVNKSDLERPVERLGDDAGDADGTTTVNEIGADIPDATGN
- a CDS encoding DUF4143 domain-containing protein is translated as MERARMKNLMTWKKGKRRNPLILYGPAHTGKTRLVTDFGEKQYGSTFLWNFFNNKKLSDIFRKNRDPESIIQGLEKLSGREIAAEDTLLIFDEIENCPEAVNSLDAFAESTPQYDIIATSSLLPLAIGGERFNFPENALTLKLFPMSFKEFLWAAGQKKLVDEIENSWRFHYPMFGQLHETALSLCRAYMSCGGMPACVEACLQKEAPETLKALQKDILASWEDDMARYATPYKTFRTMAVFESMPGQLKKENKKFMYTLLQEGGRSKSYEFSMNWLKKAGFVIQSGKVKEGTQPLTAHRDPQSLKLYNADVGLLTAAGNWDADALLADSLENGETKKAILENYVAQELTCNGYTPWYWESEGKADIDFVIQRADAVIPIEIRAGKSAKGKSFSVFLNKYRLNYGIEISERNFSLEGNIRHIPVYAVFCI